The window GCGTGTACAGCAATACATGAATAAAATAGCTGATAATGAAACAGCTAATCCATTTATTCCATTGCATGAATTCCTGATTAAAATTTCAGGGGTGGTAAAGAGAGAACTAAAACCTTTATTCCCGGGGTATGTTTTTGTGGAGTCGGTAATGCCGGGGGATGAGTTCCTTAAAAAACTGAACAGTAGAATACACTCATCGAGTGACATAGTTAAAGTATTAAAATATTCCGATACTGAGATAGAGGTCAGGGAGTCTGAAAAACAAATGCTCCTTAACTTATGCAATAAACGACATTGTATTGAATCCTCCAGGGGTATTATAAGAGGGGACAGAATATATGTAACAAACGGACCTCTAAAGGGACGGGAAAGCATAATAAGAAAAATAAACAGGCATAAAAAGCAGGCTTTGATAGAGATGGATTTTATGGGAGACAAAAGAATTGTAAACGTAGCACTGGAAATCGTAGAAAAGGTACAATAGTTTTTATGTTTACTATTATTATACGTGGCGGATTTATGGTAATAATAAGGTGTATCAATAAATGTTAGTAACCTGTAAATGCTTATAATCATGAGTTTGAACGACATTATTAGTTTACAGGGCAGATAAATAGTGATACAATTAGCTAAAAATAAACAGATAAATGTAATCTGTCACAAATTATGGTATTAAGGAGATTTCTATTGTATGAATGATCAGAAAGGAAAAAGTACTAATTCAATAGATGAATTTGACATAACAAATTCAAGACCAAAGTTCCCTAAACGTGCTATCGTAACCGCAGGAATGCCATATGGAAATAAAGAACTTCACCTGGGACATATCGGTGGGGTTTTTATTCATGCCGACACTTATGCACGTTTTCTTAAAGACCGTATCGGAAAAGAAAATGTAATATTTGTATCGGGTACTGACTGCTATGGCTCTCCTATATTGGAGTATTATCGTAAATTGGTTGATGGCGGGTCTTTTGATGGTACTATAGATGAATTTGTTACGTATAATCATAAAAAACAAAGAGAAGTACTTGATTCATATCAAATTGATATAAGTATTTTTGCAGCTTCTGCCTTGGGACGTGCGGCGGAAATTCATCAAAAAGTTTCTTCTGATTTTATAAATAAGCTCTATTCAAACGGACATCTTAAAAAGATTACAACATCCCAGTTCTATGATACGGAACTTGATGTTTTTCTCAATGGCCGTCAGGTTGTGGGACAATGTCCTATTGCCGGATGTTCCTCAGAAAGAGGCTATGCAGATGAATGCTCACTGGGACACCAGTATATGCCCATAGATTTAATTAATCCTAAGAGTACTCTTTCAGGTAAAAAGCCTGAAATGAGAGATGTAACCAACTGGTACTTTGAACTTGACGAATTTCATGATTTTCTTACCCAGTGGGTAAGCCAGTTGGAAATGGACAAAAGCTCCAGAAAATTCGTAATTAAAAGCATAGGAGAGTTTTTAGAACCGCCTGCAATATATGTAAAGAGAGATCAGATGGAAGTGGTGGAGTCTATAAAGGATAAACTCCCTGAGTATGACTTGAGTGATGAGAAAAACAAGTCATCAGTACTTCTGGTATTTAAAAATCTTTCACAGAGAGAAGCAGCTTGTCTGATACTTGCTGAAAACGGTATCCGTTTCCGTACGGGAAAAACCCTTGTACCTTTCAGATTGACAGGTAATGTTTCATGGGGAGTTCCTTCACCTGTATTAGAGGATATGAAGGACTTAACCATATGGGTGTGGCCGGAATCACTCTGGGCTCCTATATCGTTTACAATGACATATCTGGAGCAGCAGAAGGCAGACTCAAATGCATGGAAGGATTGGTGGTGCTCTAAAGAGGCACAGGTATATCAGTTTATTGGTGAGGATAATATATATTTCTACGGGCCTGTAGAAATGGCTATGTTTATGGGATGTCAGGGAAAAGAGGTATCAGCTGATCCTCCTGAAGGCGAACTGCAGCTGCCAAAACTGATTTGTAATAACCATGTATTATTTTTAAATAAAAAAGCAAGCAGCAGTAGTGAAGTCAAGCCGCCAAAGGCTGATGAACTGCTTAACCACTATACCTTTGAGCAATTAAGAGCTCATTTCCTTAGCCTTGGATTAGGTATTAAAAGTGTAGGTTTCCAGCCTAAACCCTTCAATCCTAATGCCAATGAAAAGGACAGCGACCCTGTACTAAAAGAAGGAAACCTACTGGCAAATGTATTTAACAGGGCAGTAAGATCGTGTTTTTATACCGCACAGAAGTATTATGACGGTAAAGTACCTGTTGCTGAAGTAAGCAGTGAGATTCTTGAGGAATCAAAAAAGACCATTATTGAGTTTGAGAGATTGATGTACAAAACAGATTTTCATCTGGTTATGAGTCTCATGGACAGCTACATCAGAAATATTAACAAGTATTGGTCAAAGTATATTAAACAGTCAGAACAGGATAATGATGATGCACTCAGAACAAAAGTATTGGTTGACTCATTGCATATGGTAAGAACAGCAACTGTTCTTATGCATCCTATTGCACCTAAGGGAACAGAGATGATACGAGAGTATCTCAACCTTGGCGAAGAGTTCTGGAATTGGGAGCGTATATTTGATACTATTTATGATTTTATGGAGGACCCTGAAAATCATAAACTCAAGTTCCTTGAACCAAGAGTGGATTTTTTTGAAAAGCACCCAAGTCAGTTGCAGGAAAAAAGTTAACCATAACGCATAAAATTTTCAGGAACCTGTCAGAATAAAAACTGAAATGCAATATAATTATTCGGAGGCAAAAGATAATGTCAAAAAAACAACAGCCTGATCAAAGAAAGGCGAGAGTTAAGACAGGTGCCGGACAGGTTCCCAATCCCGGTCAGAAGACCAATACAGAAGTTACAACTCCAAAGTAAACTCTGAATTTTAAAAAGGCAAAACCAGCTCACCGCTGGTTTTGCCTTTTTCGTTTTTCCTCTGATATAACTGAAATATTTACCACAGACATTTTTATATTTAAAGCCATATTGAAACATAAAAAAGTTTATTTTAAAGAATACTGTAAATAAGCTTGATAATCGTAATAATTATGATACAATATTTCTGTATTTTTGACAATATTATTCAAAATACGCCATAATACTACTTTGTTTTTACAAAACAATGGTAATTTAACACTATGGCGAAATGATTTCAGGAGGGGAAATAATGAGTTTTTTTGAAAGGCAATTCAAACTAAAGGAGAGCGGAACTAACGTTGCCACTGAGGCAATGGCTGGATTCACTACCTTCTTTACAATGGCCTATATAATTTTTGTAAACCCCACGATTTTAGGGCAGACAGGTATTCCTAAAGGTGGAGTTTATGTTGCAACAATACTTGCAGCAGTTGTAGGAACTCTTATTATGGGGCTATTTGCAAATGTGCCATATGCACAGGCTCCGGGTATGGGATTGAATGCATTCTTTACCTTTACGGTTGTATTCGGACTGGGTTACACTTGGCAGCAAGCTATGGCAATGGTGTTTATCTGCGGTATCATAAATATAGTTATTACGGTAACACAGATAAGAAAGTTGATTATCAAGGCGATTCCTGAATCCCTTCAATTAGCCATCGGTGGTGGTATCGGATTATTTATCGCTTATATAGGTTTTAAAGGTGCAGGATTTTTAAAGTTTACATCTGAAGGAAAGGCTTGGGCTCCTCTGAAAATCTTAGGAGACGATCCCAAAGCCGCTACTGTTGTAGCAGACGGAGCTAACGTAGTTCCGGCGTTTGTAAATTTTACAAGCCCTGTTGCACAGGTGGCACTGATTGGACTTATAATAACAGCTGTTTTGATGATTCTTAAATTTAAAGGGGCCATATTGGCAGGTATAATTGCATCTACACTAATAGGTATTCCTTTACATGTAACTGACATTTCCATGTCCTCGTCATACAAGGTTGCGGACGTTGCTCAAACAGCATTTAAAATGGACTTTGTGGGTTTGTTCAGTGATCCGGGGAAATTGGCTCTAGTTTTGGTAACAATTCTTGCATTCAGTTTATCAGATACCTTTGATACAATAGGAACTTTCATCG of the Ruminiclostridium papyrosolvens DSM 2782 genome contains:
- the loaP gene encoding antiterminator LoaP, producing MYWYILFVKSGREQRVQQYMNKIADNETANPFIPLHEFLIKISGVVKRELKPLFPGYVFVESVMPGDEFLKKLNSRIHSSSDIVKVLKYSDTEIEVRESEKQMLLNLCNKRHCIESSRGIIRGDRIYVTNGPLKGRESIIRKINRHKKQALIEMDFMGDKRIVNVALEIVEKVQ
- a CDS encoding class I tRNA ligase family protein, whose amino-acid sequence is MNDQKGKSTNSIDEFDITNSRPKFPKRAIVTAGMPYGNKELHLGHIGGVFIHADTYARFLKDRIGKENVIFVSGTDCYGSPILEYYRKLVDGGSFDGTIDEFVTYNHKKQREVLDSYQIDISIFAASALGRAAEIHQKVSSDFINKLYSNGHLKKITTSQFYDTELDVFLNGRQVVGQCPIAGCSSERGYADECSLGHQYMPIDLINPKSTLSGKKPEMRDVTNWYFELDEFHDFLTQWVSQLEMDKSSRKFVIKSIGEFLEPPAIYVKRDQMEVVESIKDKLPEYDLSDEKNKSSVLLVFKNLSQREAACLILAENGIRFRTGKTLVPFRLTGNVSWGVPSPVLEDMKDLTIWVWPESLWAPISFTMTYLEQQKADSNAWKDWWCSKEAQVYQFIGEDNIYFYGPVEMAMFMGCQGKEVSADPPEGELQLPKLICNNHVLFLNKKASSSSEVKPPKADELLNHYTFEQLRAHFLSLGLGIKSVGFQPKPFNPNANEKDSDPVLKEGNLLANVFNRAVRSCFYTAQKYYDGKVPVAEVSSEILEESKKTIIEFERLMYKTDFHLVMSLMDSYIRNINKYWSKYIKQSEQDNDDALRTKVLVDSLHMVRTATVLMHPIAPKGTEMIREYLNLGEEFWNWERIFDTIYDFMEDPENHKLKFLEPRVDFFEKHPSQLQEKS
- a CDS encoding NCS2 family permease, with the protein product MSFFERQFKLKESGTNVATEAMAGFTTFFTMAYIIFVNPTILGQTGIPKGGVYVATILAAVVGTLIMGLFANVPYAQAPGMGLNAFFTFTVVFGLGYTWQQAMAMVFICGIINIVITVTQIRKLIIKAIPESLQLAIGGGIGLFIAYIGFKGAGFLKFTSEGKAWAPLKILGDDPKAATVVADGANVVPAFVNFTSPVAQVALIGLIITAVLMILKFKGAILAGIIASTLIGIPLHVTDISMSSSYKVADVAQTAFKMDFVGLFSDPGKLALVLVTILAFSLSDTFDTIGTFIGTGRKSGIFDDKDEAELFAGKGFKSKMDKALFADAIATSIGAVFGTSNTTTYVESAAGIGAGGRTGLTSVFTALLFALCLLFAPVAGVIPAAATAPALIIVGVLMMGSFAKIKWDDFDEALPAFFTAAIMPFAYSISSGIASGFIMYVVVKIFKGKAKSVHPVMYIVTGLFVLNYVITALLKL